The following is a genomic window from Amycolatopsis australiensis.
CCGCCGTCGACTGGCTGCTCGACGGCTTCGAGGAGACGCTGCGGCACCCGCAGGTGCCGACCGGCGTCGTCGAAGAGCTGCTCGGCCGTCCCGGAACCACCTACGCGGACTGGGCCGGGGCCAACCGGGCGGTGTTCGCCTAGACGCGGGTGCGGGTCATCCCGGCCAGGCCGAGCAGCGGGAGGACGCCGGCGAACACGACCACCGCGGTCCAGCCGCCCAGGTGGTAGGCGATCGAGCCCGCCTGGGAGCCGATCGCGCCGCCGATGAAGAATGTGCCCAGGTAGACGCTGTTGATCCGGGCGCGGGCCGACGGGTCCAGCTGGTAGATCGTGTGCTGGCCGACCACCAGCGTCGTCTGGACCGCCATGTCGACCGCGATTGCCGCGATCGCCAGCAGGATCACGTTGTGCGCGCCGAGCCCGGCCAGCGCGAACGCCGCCGCGCACAGCACGAACGCGCCCGCGGTGAGCCGGCGGCCGTGTCCGTGGTCCGACCACCGCCCGGCCAGCGGTGCCACCAGCGCCCCGGCCGCCCCGGCCAGCGCGAACAGGCCGACGCCGAGCTGGCTGTAGCCGAACGGCGGAGCCGTCAGCACGAAGGCGATCGTCGTCCAGAACGCGCTGAACGCGCCGAACATCGCCGACTGGTACAGCGCGCGGTGGCGCAATGCCGGGTGCTTGCGCGCCATGGCGAGCGTCGACCGCAGCAACTGTCCATAATGGACGTCCGTTGTGGGTGCCCGGCGCGGCAGGATGAAACGCAGCACCACGGCGAGCGCGGCCATCGCGGCGGCCGAGATCAGGAACACGACGCGCCAGCTCGTCACCTCGGCCAGCAGGCTCGCGACCACCCGCGAGAGCAGGATGCCGAAGAGCAGCCCGCTCACGACGCGCCCGACGATCCGGCCGCGGATCGCGTCGGGCGAGATGTCGGCGGCGAACGGGATGAGGATCTGCACGACGACCGACGTCGCGCCGACGATCAGCGAGGCGATCAGCAGCACGGCGAACGCGGGCGCGGCCCCGGTGACGACCAGCCCGGCGCACGCGAGCGCGAGCAGCGTCGCGACCAGGCTCCGGTTCTCGAGGCGGTCGCCGAGCGGGACGAGCAGCAGCATCCCGGCGGCGTAGCCGATCTGGGTGGCGGTGACGACCCCGCCGGCGGCCGCCTCGCCGACGCCGAACGTGTGCCGCAGCTCGGCCAGCAGCGGCTGAGCGTAGTAGAGGTTGGCCACGGTCAGTCCACAGGAGACCGCCAGGAGCAGCACGAGCCACCGGGGCGGTGCCTGCTGTTCGGTCTCGGTCATGCGCGCCCCCATCGGTGGAACCGGTTTGATCGGTTCCCGACGGTACCAGTCAAACCGGTTCCGGCGTACTGTGACCCATATGACGGACCGATTCCGCTCGGGCGCGGGCAGGCTCTGCCTGGACTTCATCCGGACGCTGCGCCACCGCGGCACGCCCGGGGAGCAGGAGGAGCTGCCGGACGCCGTGGCGTGGGGCGCGTGGATCGATCAGCTGGGGCCGTTCGCGGTCCCGGTCCGTCCCGCGGAGGTGCGCGACGCTTGGGTCGTCCGTGAGGCGATCCACGAACTGCTCACGGGCGAGGTGCGCAATGCGACACGGCAGCGGCTGAACCGCGTGGCGGCGTTGCCGGTGCCCGCGCCTTCGCTCACTGCTTTGGGTGAACTTCGCTGGCAGGCGGAGGATCCCGCGGAAGCGATGCTGGCACTGCTGGCCCGGGACGCGCTGGAGCTGGTGACGTCCCCGGAGTTCGCCCGGGTCCGCCGGTGCGCGGGCCCGAGGTGCGGGGCGCTGTTCCTGGACACGTCGAGGCCGGGGACGCGCCGGTGGTGTTCGATGGAGACCTGCGGCAACCAGGCGAAGAAGTCGGCCTACCGGGCGAAGGAAGCGACCCGCGGCTGACGCCCCAAGGCGGCCTTGGGTGCGTCGGACGCACCGAAGGCCGCCTTGGGTGCGCGGGACGCACCGAAGGCCGCCTTGGGGCGCTCGTGGCCGGCTTGGTCGCGGGCGCCCCAAGAAACTCAGGCGAGGGCCGCGTCGAGGGTGATGGTCGTGCCGGCCAGGGCCTTCGACACCGGGCACGTCTTCTCCGCCGTCTCCGCGTACGCCGCGAACTGCTCCGCCGTCACGCCCGGGACCGAGGCCCGCAGCGTGATCGCGATGCCGCTGATCTCGAAGCCGCCGCCGGACGCCGGGCCGAGGGTCACCTCCGCGCTCACGTCGATCGAGTCCGCGGTGATCTTCTGGGCTTCCAGCACGCCCGACAGGTTCATCGCCAGGCAGGACGAGTGCGCCGCCGCGATGAGCTCCTCCGGGCTCGTCTGGCCGTCCGGGTTGCCCGCGCGGGTCGGGAACGACACGCTGAACGTGCCCGCGTTGGACGAGTCCAGCGTGACCTCGCCCTTCCCGTTCTGCAGTCCGCCGACCCAGTGGGTGGTGGCGTCACGGCTGGGCATAAGAGCCTCCTCGATGATCGGATGCGTACGCGGCGGCCGACGCCGTCAGCCGCCGCAGGGTGGCGATGAGCTGCCGCCGCTCGGTGTCGTCGAGACCCAGTGCGCAGCCGATCGCCGACGGGACGCCCGCGGCGCGCGTGCGCACCGCCCGGCCCTGCTCGGTCAGGCTGACCACCACGGTGCGTTCGTCCGCGGGCAGCCGGGCCCGCGTCACCAGCCCGTTGGCCTCGAGGCGCTTGAGCAGCGGGGAAAGCGTGCCGTAGTCCAGGTGCAGCGCCTCGCCGATCTCCTTGACCGGCCGGTCGTCGGACTCCCACAGCACCAGCAGCACCAGGTACTGCGGGTAGGTGAGACCCAGCTCGCCCAGCAGGGGGCGGTAGGTGTCCGTCACCGCGCGCGACGCCGCGTAGAGCGCGAAGCAGGCTTGCTTTTCCAAGAGGAACTCGTCCGGCACGTCCGTAAACCTAGCCCGCGATTACATCGTGTGCAAGGTATTCGGAACTGTCGGACCCCTCTGGCAGAGTCCGGGGCATGACCGAACGACCCGAGCGCCCCACGGCACCGCTCACCGGCGGCGAGCGCGAAATCCTCGCCGGCCTGCTCGACCACCACCGCGCCACCGTCGCGTGGAAGTGCGGCGGCCTCACCGACGAGCAGGCGCGGCGCGTCCACGTGCCGAGCGAGCTGACCACGATCGCGGGGCTGCTCAGCCACCTCACGCTCAACGAATGGTTCTGGTTCGCCGTCGTCGTCGACGGCGAGGAGGACACCTGGGAGGAACGCCTCAAGGAGGATCCGGACGCGGAGTTCCGCACGGACGCGCCGATGTCCCGGCTGCTGGCCGACTACGCGAAGCAGTGCGAGCGCAGCCGGGAGATCGTCGCGGAACACGGACTCGACGACGAAGTCACGCACAACGGCGAGACGTTCAACGTCCGCTGGGTCGTCACGCACATGATCGAGGAGACCGCCCGGCACGTCGGCCACCTCGACCTGCTGCGGGAGCTGACCGACGGCCTCACGGGGGAGTGACGCGCCCGGGCGGCCACGGGAAAGAGTCGCTCGACGTACTGCGCGTAGGCCGGGGCGGTGCGGGCCATTGCCTTATCCAGCAATGATTTTCCCGTTCCGCTGGGCAGGGCGAAAGTCGTCGCCGCGCCCGGCCACGTCGAGCAGGCCGAGCTTGCGGCCGATCAGTTCCAGCTTGTCGTGGTGGGCCTGCCGGAGGGTGGCTGTGCAGCCGTCCGGACTCCGGGCTTCCTCCGCCGGCGGTCCCACGACGCCGAGCGGCGAGCGAAACGGCCTCCCACCACGAACGCGGCCCGAGCCGCACCCCGGTGGTGCCCCGCGACCGGGTGACGGCTCGCATCCGGCCGAAGCCGTCGCCCTCGACGCCGAGGGCGCCGGTGACGTAGGCGCGGGCGGGCCCAGCTCGCCGGGCGCGCGGAGCAGGCGGCGCCGGGCCCGGCGATCGCGCAGCACCACCGTCGGCGCGTCCGCCGGTCCGGCTCGGGTCCCGTCCCAGGCCCGCAGGGCCGCGGGAGCTGCCCGGCGAACGAGGCGAGGCGGGTGCGCGGTGTTGTCCGGCATGCCCGGTGCTCGTTCGCCGCCGCGACGTGGATCGGTGGCCCGCGCCACCAATCCGGCGGGGCCGCGGCCCCGAAGCACCGGTGTGGAGACCACGGGAGAACGCATCGGCGTCATCGGCAGCGGGGTGGCCGGGCTGACCGCCGCCGACCTGCTGCACCGCAAGTACGAGGTGCTGCTGTTCGAGACCGACGCCCGCCCGGGCGGGCACGCGCACATGCCGAGCGCGCACGGCGGGACGGCCGGGGTCGACGCCCAGCGCGGCAACCTGGTCCGCGGCCGCTACCTGCGCATGCTCGCCGAGGTGAAACGCTTCCACCGGCAGGCGAAGCGGCTGCCGGCGGCGAAGGACACCGGCGACGTCACGCTCGGCGCGTTCCTCGCCATCGGCGGCTACTCGCGCTGGTTCGTCGACCGCGCCGGCGGCGGCGAAATCCGCGACGACGCCGGCACGCCGCACCACGTCGTCGTCGCCACGCACGCCGACCAGGCGCTCGCGCTGCCGGCCGACCCGACCCGCGCCGAACGCGAGGTGCTCGGCGCGTTCCGCTACTCGGCCGGCGAAGCCCGGCTGTACACCGACACCAGCGTGCTGCCTCCACCGGCCGGCGCCCGGGCGGGGTGGAACTACCGCGCCCCGGTGTGCGGCGCGGCGGTCCGCACACCGGAATCCGTTGCCGCGCACCGAACACTGCCCGAGCCGAACGACGGCGTGCTCGCCTGCGCGGGTGCCTGCCGCGGCCGGGGTTTCCACGAAGACGGGTGCTCCTCCGGCGCTCGCGCCGCCGAGAGCCTGGGAGTGACCTGGTGACGAACGCGCTGTACGACGCGACCGTCGCGCACGTGCGGTGGATCGACCCGCCCCACGCCTTCGCGCACCGCGTCTACCTGTGGCTGGTCGACCTCGACGCGCCACCGCGGCCGCCGTCGTGGCTACGGCCCTTCGGCAGTCGGGACCACTTCGCGGCCGGCGACCCGCGCGGCATCCGGGAGCAGCTGGACGGGTGGCTCGCCGAGCGCGGTGTCGACCTGCGCGGCGGCCGGGTCGTCATGCTCGCCGAAATGCACAACACCTACCGCGGGCGGCACGCTTACCTGCTGCGGACCGGCGAAGACGGCCCGGCCCGCGCGGCCAAGGGGTTCGCCGTCTCGCCGCTCCAGCGGATGGACGGCGAGTACCGGATGCACCTGCCGCGCCCGGAGGCGCTGCTCGCGCTCACCGTGGCGCTGCACCGCGGGACGGCCGCGCCGCTGGCCGCTACGCTGCGAGGAGTTCGCCGCCCGGTGAACCCGCGGTGGCCGGCCCGGCCCGTGCCGGCCTGGCCGCTGTTCCCGCAGCGGGTGTCCGCGCTGATCCGCCGCCACGGCGTCGCGTTGTGGCTGCGGAAGGCCGCGGTCGCCCCGCGCACCCCGCAGAACGCCGGAGGGCAGCCGCATGGATGAGCAGGCTCGCCGCCGGCACGTGGCGCCGGTGCCGCCGGACGTCGCGGCGCCCACCGCCGAGGAGCTGATGGTGCGCGTCGCCAAGGGGGACGAACGCGCCTTCGAGCTGCTCTACGACCAGCTCGCCGGGCCGATCTTCGGGCTCGTCCGGCGGATCGTGCGGGACACCGCCCAGTCCGAAGAGGTCGCCCAGGAGGTGCTCGTCGAGCTGTGGCGCACCGCGACCCGGTACGCGCCGGAAAAGGGGTCCGCGCTCAACTGGGCGATGACCCTGGCGCACCGCCGCGCCGTCGACCGCGTCCGCTCGGCGCGGGCCGGCACCGAGCGGGAGCTGAAGGCGACCTTCGAAGCCGCCCGCGGCCGCCCGTTCGACGAGGTCGCCGAGTCCGTGACCGCGCGGCTCGAACGCTCCCAGGTGCGCCGGTGCCTGTCCTTCCTGACCGACCTGCAGCGCGAGTCCGTGCTGCTCGCCTACTACCAGGGCTATACCTATCGCGAGGTGGCCGAAGTGCTGTCGACGCCGCAAGGAACCATCAAGACGCGGCTGCGGGACGGGCTCATCCGCCTGCGGGACTGCCTGGGGGTGACCGCGTGAGCACGCCGGAGATGCACACCCTGGCCGGCGCGTACGCCCTCGACGCCGTCACCGACGTCGAGCGCGCGGAGTTCACCCGGCACCTCGAGCAGTGCGAGTCCTGCGCGCAGGAGGTCGCCGAGCTGCGCGCGACCGCGGCGCGGCTGGGCGCGGCGATGGCCGAAGAGCCGCCGCCGGAGCTCAAGGACCGCGTCATGGCCGCCACGCACGCCACCCGCCAGCTGCCGCCGCGGACCCGCCCGGGCTCGCCGGACCGGCACCGCCGCGCGGCCAGGGCACCGCGGTGGGCGGTCCTCGTCTCGGCCGCGGCCGCCGTCGCCGGGCTCGCCGCCGGCGGTGTGTTCGGCGGCATCGCGCTCACCCAGCAGCATGAGCTGCAGGCCGCGCAGAGCCGGCTCGACCAGGTGAAACAGCGCTACGAGCCGGTGGCGGCGCTGCTGGCGGCCCCGGACGCGAAGGCCGCGCACGCGACGTCGCCCATCGGCGGCGGCGTCACGGTCGTCTCCTCGCGGACACTCGGCCGGGTGATGGTGCTGGACGCCGGCCTGCCCGCGCAGCCGGGCGGGAAGGTGTACGAGGCCTGGCTGATCACCGGATCGGCCGCCCCGCGCCCGGCCGGGGTGATCGCCGGCACGGTGGCCGGGGCCCTGGTCGTGGCGGACGGCGCGGGGGACGCCGACCACGTCGCGCTGAGCGTCGAGCAGGCGGGCGGCTCGCCCACCGGGAGGCCGTCGGGCGTCCTGATGAGCATGCCGGTCCCGGCCTGATTCCGCGCCATACCAGAGCGGGCCGGGACGGCCCCGGCGGCCCGCCGCGCTTGCGGACCCGAACGCGTTGTGGCAAAACACCTTTGCGACACACGGCGTGCCTACTGGATTAGAGCCTGCCTGGTGCCTACCGTCCTGCCTAACGTCGGCAGTTGACATAACTCTCGATCTAGGGTTGAGGTTGAGGGTTTGATCTTCGGCCGGCGGGCTGTACGGGCACAACGATCAGGAAGGCGGACTTCGATGACGCCCCCGCACAACTACCTTGCGGTGATCAAGGTGGTCGGCATCGGCGGTGGCGGCGTGAACGCCGTGAACCGCATGATCGAGGTCGGCCTCAAGGGTGTCGAGTTCATCGCGGTGAACACCGACGCGCAAGCACTGCTCATGTCCGACGCCGACGTCAAGCTGGACATCGGCCGCGAGCTGACCCGCGGCCTCGGCGCGGGCGCCGCCCCCGAGGTCGGCCAGAAGGCCGCCGAAGACCACCGCGAAGAGATCGAAGAGGTCATCAAGGGCGCCGACATGGTGTTCGTGACCGCCGGCGAAGGCGGCGGCACCGGCACCGGCGGCGCGCCGGTCGTGGCGCAGATCGCCCGCAAGCTGGGCGCGCTCACCATCGGCGTGGTCACGCGGCCGTTCACCTTCGAGGGCAAGCGCCGCGGCAAGCAGGCCGAAGAGGGCATCCAAGCGCTGCGCAACGAGTGCGACACGCTCATCGTGATCCCGAACGACCGGCTGCTGCAGCTCGGTGACATCGGCGTGTCGCTGATGGACGCGTTCCGCTCGGCGGACGAGGTGCTGCTCTCCGGTGTCCAGGGCATCACCGACCTGATCACCACCCCGGGCCTGATCAACCTCGACTTCGCCGACGTCAAGAGCGTCATGTCCGGCGCGGGCTCCGCGCTGATGGGCATCGGCTCGGCCCGCGGCGAGGGCCGGGCGATCCAGGCGGCGGAGAAGGCGATCAACTCGCCGCTGCTGGAAGCGTCGATGGACGGCGCCCACGGCGCGCTGCTGTCCATCGCGGGCGGCTCCGACCTGGGCCTGTTCGAGATCAACGAGGCGGCGTCGCTGGTGCAGGAGTCCGCGCACCCGGACGCGAACATCATCTTCGGCACGATCATCGACGATTCCCTCGGCGACGAGGTCCGCGTCACGGTGATCGCGGCCGGGTTCGACGCGGGCGCGCCGACGCACAAGAAGCTCGACCCGCCGGCGTTCGGGTCCCGCTCGTCGTCGGGGACCACCGCGTCCGCGTCGGCGGGCCAGGTCTCGAACCCGCCGACACCGCCGTCGGGCGCCACGCCGGTGCCCTCCTCCGGCAGCTCCGGCTACCCGGTGGCGCCGCCGCGGTCGCACTCGCCGCTGCCGTCGGCCACGAGCACCCCGCCGTCGGGCGGGCTCCCGCAGCCGGGCGGCGGGTCGCGCGGCTACTCGCCGATCGGCTCCAACGCGACCCAGGGCAGCCTGCCGGGCCGCCCGATGCCGGTCCACGACGACCCGTCCGACGACGAGGTCGACGTCCCGCCGTTCATGCGGCGCTAGACACCCCCGCCGAAGGCCACCACCCGCGAACTAGAGTCGTGGGTGGTGGCCTTCCGTGACGTCAGGAGGATTCGTGCGGGTTCGGCGAGTGGTCACGACCAGGGCGGGCGGCGCGTCACGGCCGCCGTACGACACCTTCAACCTGGCGGACCACGTCGGCGACGACGACGGGAACGTCTACGCCAACCGCAAGCGCCTGGCCGCCGAGCTGGGCCTGGCCGAGGACAAGCTGGCCTGGATGGAGCAGGTCCACGGCCGCACGGCGACCATCGTCGACGGTTCCGAGACCCGCGCGGCCGAGGCGACCGACGCGCTCGTGACGGCGACCCCGGGCGTCGCGCTCGTGGTGCTGGTCGCCGACTGCGTCCCGATCCTGCTGGCCGACGCCGAGGCCGGGGTGGTCTCGGCGGTGCACGCGGGCCGGGTGGGCGCGCGGGTCGGCGTGGTCCCGGCGGCGGTGGCGGCCATGCGCGAGGCGGGCGCGGAGGCCGGCCGGATCGAAGCCCTGCTCGGCCCGGCCATCTGCGGCGACTGCTACGAGGTCCCGGCCGGCATGGCCGCCGACGTCGAAAAGCACCTCCCCGGCAGTGCCTGCAAGACCCGCCAGGGCACGCCGGGCCTCGACCTGCGGGCCGGCCTCTGGCGGCAGCTCGCCGACCTGGGCGTCGGCAAGATCGGCGTGGACCCGCGGTGCACGAACGAGGACAAGACGCTCTTCAGCTACCGCCGCGACGGGACCACCGGGCGGATCGCCGGCATCACCTGGATCGAAGCATGAGCACCGACCGCAAGGCCGAGCTGGCCGAGAACCTGGCGGCGGTCGAGGAGCGGATCGCCGCCGCCTGCCGGACCGCCGGGCGCGCTCGCGAAGAGGTCAAGCTGATCGCGGTCACCAAGACGTTCCCCGCCTCGGACGTGGCGCTGCTCGCCGACCTCGGCATCACCGACGTGGGGGAGAACCGCGACCAGGAGGCCGGGCCGAAGGCGGCGGAGGTCGCCGGGCTGCGGCCCGGCGCGGACCTGCGCTGGCACATGGTCGGCCGGCTGCAGCGGAACAAGGCACGTTCCGTCGCCGGCTGGGCACACCAGGTGCAGTCGCTCGACTCGGCCCGGCTCGCCGACGCGCTCGCGAAGGCCGTGCGTGCGGCGAGGGACGCCCAGATACGTGACGAACCCCTCGACGTGCTGATCCAGGCCAGCCTCGACGACGACCCCGAACGCGGCGGCTGCCCCCTCGACCAGCTCGGCGCGCTCGCCGATCACGTCACTCACACGGGTGAGCTGCGGCTTCGTGGGCTGATGGCCGTCGCGCCCCTCGGCGCCGACCCCGCGGCCGCGTTCGAAAGGCTCGCCCGCGCGGGGGAGAGACTGCGCGAAGATCACTCGAATGCCGCAGCCGTCTCCGCCGGGATGAGCCATGATCTCGAGCAGGCGATCGCGCACGGCTCGACCTGTGTGCGTGTCGGAACCGCGTTGCTCGGCGGGCGCGGTTTAGCCTCGCCGTAGGGAGCTCGCGCGGCCGTCACGTTTCGTGTCCGCCCGCGCGGGGCACTGATGGCGTGGATCGAGCGTCGGTGCGGGAGCGGCTAGGGCTAGGGAGAGGCATGAGCGCGCTGCAGAAGCTGAAGGCCTACTTCGGGATGGTGCCCGCGGACGACGACGGCTACGAAGCCGAGGATGACTACCGGCGTGGCTACGACGACGAGTACGACTCCTACGAGGAGCCGGCTCCGCGGTCGTCGCGTTCACGGTACCGCGACGTCGACGACACGTACGACGAGCCCGTCGGCCGCAGCCGCTCACGCTCCGTGGCCGAGCCCGCCGTCCACGGCGCGCTCGCCGTCGACCGGCAGCCGGAGCCCGTGGCGCGCCTGCGCCCGGTCACCGAGCCGGTGGTGCGCCAGCCGGTGCGCGACCCGCTGAGCCGGATCACCACGCTGCACCCCACGAGCTACGCCGAGGCGCGGGCGATCGGGGAGCACTACCGCGAAGGCATCCCGGTGATCATGAACCTCACCGAGATGGAGAACGCGGACGCGAAGCGGCTCGTCGACTTCGCCGCCGGGCTGGCGTTCGCGCTGCGCGGGTCGATGGACAAGGTCACCAACAAGGTGTTCCTTCTCTCACCGCCCGATGTGGACGTGACCGCCGAGGACCGCCGGCGGATCGCCGAGGGCGGATTGTTCCTGCGCGGCTGAAGTCACGGTTACCGCTGAGCGCAAGCAGACGTGATTTTGTCGACCCGATGCCGCGTCGACCCCCTCAGGCAGCGTCTTCTCCGGGGGCGCATGGTTAGAGTAGGTACGTGGAAGCTGTGTGGCTGGTCGTCTGGTACGTGCTGTTCGCCTTCTGGTTGCTGCTGACGGCGCGGATCGTGATCGAACTCGTCCGGACGTTCGCCCGTGAGTGGCATCCGGCCGGAGGGGTTGCGGTGACGCTCGAGACCATCTACACAGTGACGGACCCGCCGGTTCGGCTGTTCAGGCGAATCATTCCGATGGTTCGAATCGGCGGCGTCGGACTGGACTTGTCGATTATGGTGCTGCTGTTGGTTGTGTTCTTCGCGATGCAACTGGCGACTCCAAGTTGATCGGGGAGACTTGGGTGGACCCTGCAGGCCATGGAGTGCGTGAGGTGATCTGATGTCGTTGACCCCCGCTGACGTGCATAACGTCGCGTTCAGCAAGCCGCCCATCGGCAAGAGGGGCTACAACGAGGACGAGGTGGACGCGTTCCTCGACCTGGTGGAAACCGAGCTGGCTCGCTTGATCGAGGACAACAACGAGCTGCGCCAGCAGATGGAGCAGCTCGACGCCGAGCTCGAGTCGACCCGTAGCGAGCTCGAGAACGCCAAGGCGAACGTCGGCGCGCCCCCGATGCGGGAAGAGCCGTCGCGGCGCCTCGCGCCGGTGCCGCCGCCGCAGTCCGCCATGGAGCAGACCCAGGCGCACTCGATGGTCGGCGACAGCACGGAGCCGAACGTGCAGGCCGCCAAGGTCCTCGGCCTGGCCCAGGAGATGGCCGACCGGCTGACCGCCGAGGCGAAGACCGAGTCCGACGGGATGCTGGCCGAGGCCCGCACCAAGTCCGAGCAGCTGCTTTCGGACGCCAGGGCGAAGTCCGACGCGATGGTCAACGAGGCCCGCACCCGGGTCGACACGATGCTGAACGACGCGCGGACCCGGGCCGAGACGCTGGAGCGCCAGGCGCGCGACAAGGCGACCACGCTCGAGCGCGAGTCGCAGCGGAAGTACACCGAGACGATGAACAGCCTCAACGCCGAGAAGAGCGGGCTGGGCAAGAAGATCGAGGAGCTGCGCACGATCGAGCGGGAGTACCGCACGCGGCTGCGCGGATTCCTCGAGTCCCAGCTCCGCGAGCTCGACGACCGCGGCTCGGCCGCGCCGGCGTCGGCGTCGTCCGGCTCGGGTTCGTCCTCCGGCTCGTCCAGCGGCGGCCAGGGCTACTCGTTCGGCCCGCGGGCCGAAGCCGGCTGAGTTCTGCTCGAACCGTGGCCCATCCGCCGGGTGGGCCACGGTTC
Proteins encoded in this region:
- a CDS encoding MarR family winged helix-turn-helix transcriptional regulator — its product is MPDEFLLEKQACFALYAASRAVTDTYRPLLGELGLTYPQYLVLLVLWESDDRPVKEIGEALHLDYGTLSPLLKRLEANGLVTRARLPADERTVVVSLTEQGRAVRTRAAGVPSAIGCALGLDDTERRQLIATLRRLTASAAAYASDHRGGSYAQP
- a CDS encoding cell division protein SepF, which translates into the protein MSALQKLKAYFGMVPADDDGYEAEDDYRRGYDDEYDSYEEPAPRSSRSRYRDVDDTYDEPVGRSRSRSVAEPAVHGALAVDRQPEPVARLRPVTEPVVRQPVRDPLSRITTLHPTSYAEARAIGEHYREGIPVIMNLTEMENADAKRLVDFAAGLAFALRGSMDKVTNKVFLLSPPDVDVTAEDRRRIAEGGLFLRG
- a CDS encoding anti-sigma factor, whose amino-acid sequence is MSTPEMHTLAGAYALDAVTDVERAEFTRHLEQCESCAQEVAELRATAARLGAAMAEEPPPELKDRVMAATHATRQLPPRTRPGSPDRHRRAARAPRWAVLVSAAAAVAGLAAGGVFGGIALTQQHELQAAQSRLDQVKQRYEPVAALLAAPDAKAAHATSPIGGGVTVVSSRTLGRVMVLDAGLPAQPGGKVYEAWLITGSAAPRPAGVIAGTVAGALVVADGAGDADHVALSVEQAGGSPTGRPSGVLMSMPVPA
- a CDS encoding DinB family protein — protein: MTERPERPTAPLTGGEREILAGLLDHHRATVAWKCGGLTDEQARRVHVPSELTTIAGLLSHLTLNEWFWFAVVVDGEEDTWEERLKEDPDAEFRTDAPMSRLLADYAKQCERSREIVAEHGLDDEVTHNGETFNVRWVVTHMIEETARHVGHLDLLRELTDGLTGE
- a CDS encoding OsmC family peroxiredoxin, whose product is MPSRDATTHWVGGLQNGKGEVTLDSSNAGTFSVSFPTRAGNPDGQTSPEELIAAAHSSCLAMNLSGVLEAQKITADSIDVSAEVTLGPASGGGFEISGIAITLRASVPGVTAEQFAAYAETAEKTCPVSKALAGTTITLDAALA
- a CDS encoding NAD(P)-binding protein — protein: METTGERIGVIGSGVAGLTAADLLHRKYEVLLFETDARPGGHAHMPSAHGGTAGVDAQRGNLVRGRYLRMLAEVKRFHRQAKRLPAAKDTGDVTLGAFLAIGGYSRWFVDRAGGGEIRDDAGTPHHVVVATHADQALALPADPTRAEREVLGAFRYSAGEARLYTDTSVLPPPAGARAGWNYRAPVCGAAVRTPESVAAHRTLPEPNDGVLACAGACRGRGFHEDGCSSGARAAESLGVTW
- a CDS encoding DUF1365 family protein codes for the protein MVTNALYDATVAHVRWIDPPHAFAHRVYLWLVDLDAPPRPPSWLRPFGSRDHFAAGDPRGIREQLDGWLAERGVDLRGGRVVMLAEMHNTYRGRHAYLLRTGEDGPARAAKGFAVSPLQRMDGEYRMHLPRPEALLALTVALHRGTAAPLAATLRGVRRPVNPRWPARPVPAWPLFPQRVSALIRRHGVALWLRKAAVAPRTPQNAGGQPHG
- a CDS encoding CGNR zinc finger domain-containing protein — translated: MTDRFRSGAGRLCLDFIRTLRHRGTPGEQEELPDAVAWGAWIDQLGPFAVPVRPAEVRDAWVVREAIHELLTGEVRNATRQRLNRVAALPVPAPSLTALGELRWQAEDPAEAMLALLARDALELVTSPEFARVRRCAGPRCGALFLDTSRPGTRRWCSMETCGNQAKKSAYRAKEATRG
- the pgeF gene encoding peptidoglycan editing factor PgeF, with the translated sequence MRVRRVVTTRAGGASRPPYDTFNLADHVGDDDGNVYANRKRLAAELGLAEDKLAWMEQVHGRTATIVDGSETRAAEATDALVTATPGVALVVLVADCVPILLADAEAGVVSAVHAGRVGARVGVVPAAVAAMREAGAEAGRIEALLGPAICGDCYEVPAGMAADVEKHLPGSACKTRQGTPGLDLRAGLWRQLADLGVGKIGVDPRCTNEDKTLFSYRRDGTTGRIAGITWIEA
- a CDS encoding YggT family protein produces the protein MWLVVWYVLFAFWLLLTARIVIELVRTFAREWHPAGGVAVTLETIYTVTDPPVRLFRRIIPMVRIGGVGLDLSIMVLLLVVFFAMQLATPS
- the sigK gene encoding ECF RNA polymerase sigma factor SigK, whose amino-acid sequence is MDEQARRRHVAPVPPDVAAPTAEELMVRVAKGDERAFELLYDQLAGPIFGLVRRIVRDTAQSEEVAQEVLVELWRTATRYAPEKGSALNWAMTLAHRRAVDRVRSARAGTERELKATFEAARGRPFDEVAESVTARLERSQVRRCLSFLTDLQRESVLLAYYQGYTYREVAEVLSTPQGTIKTRLRDGLIRLRDCLGVTA
- a CDS encoding MFS transporter, with amino-acid sequence MTETEQQAPPRWLVLLLAVSCGLTVANLYYAQPLLAELRHTFGVGEAAAGGVVTATQIGYAAGMLLLVPLGDRLENRSLVATLLALACAGLVVTGAAPAFAVLLIASLIVGATSVVVQILIPFAADISPDAIRGRIVGRVVSGLLFGILLSRVVASLLAEVTSWRVVFLISAAAMAALAVVLRFILPRRAPTTDVHYGQLLRSTLAMARKHPALRHRALYQSAMFGAFSAFWTTIAFVLTAPPFGYSQLGVGLFALAGAAGALVAPLAGRWSDHGHGRRLTAGAFVLCAAAFALAGLGAHNVILLAIAAIAVDMAVQTTLVVGQHTIYQLDPSARARINSVYLGTFFIGGAIGSQAGSIAYHLGGWTAVVVFAGVLPLLGLAGMTRTRV
- the ftsZ gene encoding cell division protein FtsZ, translating into MTPPHNYLAVIKVVGIGGGGVNAVNRMIEVGLKGVEFIAVNTDAQALLMSDADVKLDIGRELTRGLGAGAAPEVGQKAAEDHREEIEEVIKGADMVFVTAGEGGGTGTGGAPVVAQIARKLGALTIGVVTRPFTFEGKRRGKQAEEGIQALRNECDTLIVIPNDRLLQLGDIGVSLMDAFRSADEVLLSGVQGITDLITTPGLINLDFADVKSVMSGAGSALMGIGSARGEGRAIQAAEKAINSPLLEASMDGAHGALLSIAGGSDLGLFEINEAASLVQESAHPDANIIFGTIIDDSLGDEVRVTVIAAGFDAGAPTHKKLDPPAFGSRSSSGTTASASAGQVSNPPTPPSGATPVPSSGSSGYPVAPPRSHSPLPSATSTPPSGGLPQPGGGSRGYSPIGSNATQGSLPGRPMPVHDDPSDDEVDVPPFMRR
- a CDS encoding YggS family pyridoxal phosphate-dependent enzyme, translating into MSTDRKAELAENLAAVEERIAAACRTAGRAREEVKLIAVTKTFPASDVALLADLGITDVGENRDQEAGPKAAEVAGLRPGADLRWHMVGRLQRNKARSVAGWAHQVQSLDSARLADALAKAVRAARDAQIRDEPLDVLIQASLDDDPERGGCPLDQLGALADHVTHTGELRLRGLMAVAPLGADPAAAFERLARAGERLREDHSNAAAVSAGMSHDLEQAIAHGSTCVRVGTALLGGRGLASP